The Rhizobium sp. BT03 genome has a window encoding:
- a CDS encoding carbohydrate ABC transporter permease has protein sequence MSNAMRTPAGAISVERYQGAVAEGRFRRLWNANAPGYLFLLPWLLGFFGLTLGPALISLYLSFTDFDMLQSPRWVGMANYVRIATADPKFSAAMHVTLTYVVFSVPFKLTFALLVAMALNRGLRGLTFYRAIFYLPSLLGGSVAIAVLWRQLFASDGLVNAALSQFGIEGPSWISHPNYSIYTLVALSVWQFGSPMIIFLAGLRQIPQDMYEAASLDGASKFRQFYKITLPLLTPVIFFNAVVQTIDAFKAFTPAFIISGGTGGPINSTLFYTLYLYQEAFGNFRMGYASALAWILVLIIAVFTAFSFLTSRYWVHYDD, from the coding sequence ATGAGCAATGCGATGCGCACGCCCGCAGGGGCCATATCCGTGGAAAGATATCAGGGGGCCGTGGCCGAAGGACGCTTCCGGCGTCTCTGGAATGCCAATGCTCCCGGCTATCTCTTCCTCCTGCCATGGCTACTCGGCTTTTTCGGGCTGACGCTCGGGCCGGCCCTGATTTCGCTCTACCTCTCCTTCACCGACTTCGACATGCTGCAGTCGCCGCGGTGGGTGGGAATGGCGAATTACGTGCGCATCGCCACGGCGGATCCGAAATTCTCGGCCGCCATGCACGTCACCCTGACTTATGTCGTCTTCTCGGTGCCGTTCAAACTGACCTTCGCCTTGCTGGTCGCCATGGCTTTGAATCGCGGCCTGCGCGGACTGACCTTCTATCGCGCCATCTTCTACCTCCCTTCCTTGCTGGGCGGCAGCGTGGCGATCGCCGTGCTCTGGCGCCAGCTTTTCGCCAGCGATGGTCTCGTCAATGCCGCGCTCTCGCAGTTCGGCATCGAAGGTCCGAGCTGGATCTCGCATCCGAACTATTCGATCTACACGCTGGTGGCTCTGTCGGTCTGGCAGTTCGGCTCGCCGATGATTATTTTCCTCGCCGGCCTGCGCCAGATTCCCCAGGATATGTACGAGGCGGCAAGCCTCGACGGCGCCTCGAAATTCCGCCAATTCTACAAGATCACCCTGCCGCTTCTGACGCCGGTGATCTTCTTCAACGCCGTCGTCCAGACCATTGATGCCTTCAAGGCTTTCACGCCCGCCTTCATCATCTCCGGCGGCACGGGCGGTCCGATCAACTCGACGCTGTTCTACACGCTCTATCTCTATCAGGAAGCCTTCGGCAATTTCCGCATGGGCTACGCCTCGGCGCTCGCCTGGATCCTGGTGCTGATCATCGCCGTCTTCACCGCTTTCTCCTTCCTGACCTCGCGTTATTGGGTGCATTACGATGACTGA
- a CDS encoding ABC transporter substrate-binding protein produces the protein MSLRVSRRNFVAGGATLLSLSALGTSAFAQEQRLRLLWWGSQPRADRTNKVSQLYQTKNAGTSITGEFLGWGDYWPRLATQVAGRNAPDVIQMDYRYIVQYARRGALAPLESYMPAKLNLDDFDKAQIEGGSVDGHLYGVSLGANSAATVLNTTAFKEAGVDLPTQATTWDEFARMGAEITKAGKRKGMFGLADGSGGEPLFENWLRQRGKALYTADGKIGFGVDDASEWYDMWAKFREAGACVPADIQALDKNDIETNTVSLGKSAAGFAHSNQFVAYQAMNKDKLALTNYMRIKADSKGGHYRKPSMFFSVSAQSKAIDLAVDYINFFVKNPEAVLLLDVERGIPESAAMREVVAAKLDENGKVALAYVSGLGDLAGKLPPPPPAGAGEGELMLRNIAEQVGFGQLSPSDGGKQLVTEITQILARG, from the coding sequence ATGAGCCTACGTGTAAGCAGACGTAATTTCGTTGCGGGAGGGGCCACGCTTCTTTCGCTCTCGGCGCTGGGAACCAGCGCTTTTGCACAGGAACAGCGCTTGCGCCTCCTGTGGTGGGGCTCGCAGCCGCGCGCCGACCGCACCAACAAGGTGTCCCAGCTCTACCAGACGAAGAATGCCGGCACCTCGATTACCGGCGAATTCCTCGGCTGGGGCGATTACTGGCCGCGCCTTGCGACCCAGGTCGCCGGCCGCAATGCGCCTGACGTCATCCAGATGGACTACCGCTATATCGTTCAGTACGCGCGCCGCGGCGCGCTTGCGCCGCTGGAATCCTACATGCCGGCGAAGCTCAACCTCGACGATTTCGACAAGGCGCAGATCGAAGGCGGCAGTGTCGACGGCCATCTCTATGGTGTCAGCCTGGGCGCGAACTCGGCCGCGACGGTGCTGAACACCACCGCCTTCAAGGAGGCAGGCGTCGATCTGCCGACGCAGGCGACCACCTGGGACGAGTTCGCCCGCATGGGCGCCGAGATCACCAAGGCCGGCAAGCGCAAAGGCATGTTCGGCCTCGCCGACGGCAGCGGCGGCGAACCTCTGTTCGAAAACTGGCTGCGCCAGCGCGGCAAGGCGCTCTATACCGCCGACGGCAAGATCGGCTTCGGCGTGGACGACGCATCGGAATGGTACGATATGTGGGCGAAGTTCCGTGAGGCCGGCGCCTGCGTTCCAGCCGATATCCAGGCTCTCGACAAGAACGATATCGAAACCAACACGGTGTCGCTCGGCAAATCTGCGGCCGGTTTTGCCCATTCCAATCAGTTCGTTGCCTATCAGGCCATGAACAAGGACAAGCTGGCGCTCACCAACTATATGCGCATCAAGGCGGATTCGAAGGGCGGCCACTATCGCAAGCCTTCGATGTTCTTCTCTGTTTCGGCCCAGTCGAAAGCGATCGACTTGGCCGTGGACTACATCAACTTCTTCGTCAAGAATCCCGAGGCAGTGCTGCTCCTGGATGTCGAACGCGGCATTCCGGAATCGGCCGCCATGCGCGAGGTCGTCGCGGCGAAGCTCGATGAGAACGGCAAGGTCGCATTGGCCTATGTCAGCGGTCTCGGTGATCTCGCCGGCAAATTGCCGCCGCCGCCGCCGGCCGGCGCCGGTGAAGGCGAGCTGATGCTGCGAAACATCGCCGAACAGGTCGGCTTCGGCCAGCTGTCTCCTTCCGATGGCGGCAAACAGCTGGTCACGGAAATCACGCAGATTCTCGCACGAGGCTGA
- a CDS encoding Gfo/Idh/MocA family protein, with protein MARLGIILHGVTGRMGYNQHLVRSILAFRDQGGITLKSGEKLEIDPIIVGRNGAKMEELAKKHNIKRWSTDLDAALANPDDTIFFDAGTTLMRAELLSRALDAGKHVYCEKPISDDLQVAIDLARKARRSGLKHGVVQDKLFLPGLRKLALLKDSGFFGKILSVRGEFGYWVFEGDWGVPAQRPSWNYRKGDGGGIILDMLCHWRYVLDNLFGEVKAVSCLGATHIPSRIDEQGKPYDCDTDDAAYATFELEGGVIAQVNSSWAVRVRRDDLVTFQVDGTHGSAVAGLTKCWSQHRVNTPKPVWNPDQPQTIDFYKTWDEVPDTQAFDNGFKAQWEMFIRHVVEDAPWPYGLEAGAKGVQLAELGLKSWAERRWLDVPALEF; from the coding sequence ATGGCACGCTTGGGGATCATCTTGCACGGCGTCACCGGCCGCATGGGTTACAACCAGCACCTAGTGCGCTCGATTCTGGCCTTCCGCGACCAGGGCGGCATCACGCTGAAATCGGGCGAGAAACTGGAGATCGACCCGATCATCGTCGGCCGCAACGGCGCCAAGATGGAAGAGCTGGCGAAGAAGCATAACATCAAGCGCTGGTCGACCGATCTCGACGCCGCTCTCGCCAATCCCGACGACACGATCTTCTTCGACGCCGGCACGACGCTGATGCGCGCCGAACTGCTGTCCAGGGCGCTCGATGCCGGCAAGCATGTCTATTGCGAAAAGCCGATCTCCGACGATCTGCAGGTGGCGATCGATCTTGCCCGCAAGGCGCGCCGCTCCGGCCTCAAGCACGGCGTCGTGCAGGACAAGCTGTTCCTGCCCGGCCTGCGCAAGCTGGCGCTGCTCAAGGATTCCGGCTTTTTCGGCAAGATCCTCTCGGTGCGCGGCGAATTCGGCTACTGGGTGTTCGAAGGCGATTGGGGCGTGCCGGCTCAGCGCCCCTCCTGGAACTACCGCAAGGGCGACGGCGGCGGCATCATCCTCGACATGCTCTGCCACTGGCGCTACGTGCTCGACAATCTGTTCGGCGAGGTCAAGGCCGTCTCCTGCCTCGGCGCCACCCATATTCCAAGCCGCATCGACGAGCAGGGCAAGCCTTATGACTGCGACACCGACGATGCGGCCTATGCGACCTTCGAGCTCGAAGGCGGCGTGATCGCGCAGGTCAATTCCTCCTGGGCGGTGCGCGTGCGCCGCGACGACCTCGTCACCTTCCAGGTCGACGGCACCCATGGTTCGGCCGTCGCCGGCCTGACCAAATGCTGGAGCCAGCACCGCGTCAACACGCCGAAGCCGGTCTGGAACCCAGACCAGCCGCAGACGATCGATTTCTACAAGACCTGGGACGAGGTTCCCGATACCCAGGCTTTCGACAACGGTTTCAAGGCACAGTGGGAGATGTTCATCCGCCATGTCGTCGAAGACGCGCCGTGGCCCTACGGGCTCGAAGCCGGCGCCAAGGGTGTGCAGCTCGCCGAACTCGGCCTGAAATCCTGGGCCGAGCGCCGCTGGCTCGACGTTCCCGCACTGGAGTTCTGA
- a CDS encoding TetR/AcrR family transcriptional regulator, whose product MNDSGENGEKKKSRRPSQERTAQRDPERTRAAILEAATREFAENGMGGARVDAIAERAGTNKRMLYHYFGDKEQLYLKVLEEAYVGIRTAERALHIGDRSPEEGIGELALFTWRYFLQHPEFLSLLGTENLHRARWLRQSVRLKELHSHLIGELSQVLEQGKKQGVFVETADPLHVYLTIASLGYFYLSNQYTLSTIFGRDLIEPAHLNAWESHIVHVTLASIKR is encoded by the coding sequence ATGAACGACAGCGGGGAAAACGGGGAGAAGAAAAAATCCCGGCGCCCTTCTCAGGAACGCACGGCGCAACGCGATCCGGAGCGGACGCGCGCCGCAATCCTCGAGGCGGCCACCCGGGAATTCGCCGAAAACGGCATGGGCGGCGCCCGCGTCGACGCCATCGCGGAGCGCGCCGGCACCAACAAGCGCATGCTCTATCATTATTTCGGCGACAAGGAGCAACTCTACCTGAAAGTGCTCGAAGAGGCCTATGTCGGCATCCGCACCGCCGAGCGTGCGCTGCATATCGGCGACCGCAGCCCGGAGGAAGGCATCGGCGAACTGGCGCTCTTCACCTGGCGTTACTTTCTCCAGCACCCGGAATTCCTCAGCCTGCTCGGCACGGAAAACCTGCATCGAGCCCGGTGGCTGCGCCAGTCCGTCCGGCTCAAGGAACTGCATTCGCATCTGATCGGCGAACTTTCCCAAGTGCTGGAGCAGGGGAAGAAACAAGGCGTCTTCGTCGAGACGGCCGATCCGCTGCACGTCTATCTGACGATCGCCTCGCTCGGCTATTTCTATCTCTCCAACCAGTACACGCTTTCGACGATTTTCGGCCGCGACCTGATCGAGCCGGCCCATCTCAATGCCTGGGAAAGCCATATCGTCCACGTTACGCTCGCCTCGATCAAGCGCTGA
- a CDS encoding dihydrodipicolinate synthase family protein — protein sequence MTTINLPLDGKIVPYTLTGTPIELKKRDAKSFPRIAFAAAHVVADPLADNDPWLTPAIDWERTLAFRHRLWDLGLGVAEAMDTAQRGMGLGWPEARDLIRRALGEAAGRRDALIACGAGTDHLVPGPDVTIDTILKAYEEQIETVEAAGGRIILMASRALAVTAKGPDDYIRVYDRILRQVKEPVIIHWLGEMFDPALEGYWGNGDHLKAMETCLEVIEANAAKVDGIKISLLSKEKEVTMRRQLPKAVRMYTGDDFNYAELIAGDEEGHSDALLGIFDAIAPAASAALDALGRKSNHEFFDLLEPTVPLSRHIFKAPTRFYKTGVVFLAYLNGLQDHFTMVGGQQSTRSLSHLAELFRLADKARVLADPELATVRMKQVLAVHGVN from the coding sequence GTGACGACGATCAATCTCCCCCTCGACGGCAAGATCGTCCCCTACACGCTGACCGGCACGCCGATCGAACTGAAGAAGCGTGACGCCAAGAGTTTTCCGCGCATCGCCTTTGCGGCGGCGCACGTCGTCGCCGATCCGCTTGCCGACAACGACCCCTGGCTGACGCCGGCAATCGATTGGGAGCGGACGCTCGCCTTCCGCCATCGGCTGTGGGATCTCGGCCTCGGTGTGGCCGAGGCCATGGATACGGCGCAGCGCGGCATGGGCCTCGGCTGGCCGGAGGCGCGCGACCTCATCCGCCGGGCGCTCGGCGAGGCGGCCGGGCGCAGGGATGCGCTGATTGCGTGCGGCGCCGGCACCGACCACCTGGTGCCTGGACCCGACGTGACCATCGACACCATCCTCAAGGCCTATGAGGAGCAGATCGAAACGGTGGAGGCGGCCGGCGGCCGGATCATCCTGATGGCGAGCCGGGCGCTTGCCGTCACGGCCAAGGGACCGGACGATTATATAAGGGTCTATGACCGCATCCTTCGCCAGGTCAAGGAACCCGTCATCATCCACTGGCTGGGCGAAATGTTCGACCCGGCGCTCGAGGGATATTGGGGCAATGGCGACCACCTGAAGGCGATGGAAACCTGCCTTGAGGTGATCGAAGCCAATGCCGCCAAGGTCGACGGCATCAAGATCTCGCTGCTTTCCAAGGAGAAGGAAGTGACCATGCGCCGGCAGCTGCCTAAGGCCGTGCGCATGTATACCGGCGACGACTTCAATTATGCGGAGCTGATTGCCGGCGACGAAGAAGGCCATTCCGACGCGCTGCTCGGCATTTTCGATGCGATCGCGCCGGCGGCGTCGGCTGCGCTCGACGCGCTCGGCCGCAAGAGCAATCACGAATTCTTCGACCTGCTCGAGCCGACCGTGCCGCTGTCGCGCCACATCTTCAAGGCGCCGACCCGCTTCTACAAGACCGGCGTCGTCTTCCTCGCCTATCTCAACGGCCTGCAGGACCATTTCACCATGGTCGGCGGCCAGCAGAGCACCCGTTCGCTGTCGCATCTGGCCGAACTCTTCCGCCTGGCCGACAAGGCGCGGGTTCTGGCCGATCCGGAACTCGCCACAGTGCGCATGAAACAGGTGCTTGCCGTCCACGGCGTCAACTGA
- a CDS encoding carbohydrate ABC transporter permease has protein sequence MTASVTAARPPSDITKRSLPASLIIHALLIAASLLMVYPLLWMVSASVRPETEIFSSTSLIPSSIDFSSYARGWVGLDVSFGRFFWNSLVISLLVVTGNVIACSLTAFAFARLRFAGRNFWFAIMLGTLMIPYHVTLIPQYVLFLNLGWVNTILPLVVPKFLASDAFFIFLMVQFFRGIPRELDEAAMMDGCSAWRIYWKIMLPLSLPVLATAAIFSFIWTWDDFFGPLIYLNDMNTYTIQLGLRTFVDSTSASDWGGLFAMSTLTLVPVFFFFLFFQRLLIEGIATTGMKR, from the coding sequence ATGACCGCTTCCGTCACCGCGGCCAGGCCGCCATCGGATATCACCAAACGGAGCCTGCCGGCGTCGCTCATCATCCACGCCCTGCTGATCGCCGCATCGCTGCTGATGGTCTATCCGCTGTTGTGGATGGTTTCGGCATCGGTCAGGCCGGAGACCGAGATCTTCTCATCGACCTCGCTCATTCCGTCGTCGATCGATTTCTCCTCCTATGCGCGTGGCTGGGTCGGCCTCGATGTCAGCTTCGGCCGGTTCTTCTGGAATTCGCTGGTCATTTCGCTGCTTGTCGTGACCGGCAATGTCATCGCCTGTTCGCTGACGGCCTTCGCCTTTGCCCGGCTGCGTTTTGCCGGCCGCAATTTCTGGTTCGCGATCATGCTCGGCACGCTGATGATCCCCTATCACGTGACGCTGATCCCGCAATATGTGCTCTTCCTCAACCTCGGCTGGGTCAACACCATCCTGCCGCTCGTCGTGCCGAAGTTCCTGGCAAGCGACGCCTTCTTCATCTTCCTGATGGTGCAGTTCTTCCGCGGCATCCCGCGCGAACTCGACGAAGCCGCCATGATGGACGGCTGCAGCGCCTGGCGCATCTACTGGAAGATCATGCTGCCGCTGTCGCTGCCGGTCTTGGCGACGGCCGCCATCTTCTCCTTCATCTGGACCTGGGACGATTTCTTCGGTCCGCTGATCTACCTGAACGATATGAACACCTATACGATCCAGCTCGGCCTGCGCACCTTCGTGGATTCCACCAGCGCATCGGATTGGGGCGGCTTGTTCGCCATGTCGACGCTGACGCTCGTGCCAGTGTTCTTCTTCTTCCTGTTCTTCCAGCGCCTGCTGATAGAGGGCATCGCCACGACGGGCATGAAGCGCTGA